The proteins below come from a single Gossypium raimondii isolate GPD5lz chromosome 2, ASM2569854v1, whole genome shotgun sequence genomic window:
- the LOC105789329 gene encoding putative invertase inhibitor, translating to MKKSHLFSLVFFYLLLVSVSSDVIHDSCDKAAKGDPNIKFDFCVSSFEGNPKAKTATGVADLVKVAIETAMANATSIGSIISKLLDNKTLDTYARHCLEDCSELYSGAGSSIQSGGKAFEGKDYGTANAEISSAMDAPDTCEEQFKEKKGYVSPLTKENNNFFQLLAIILSFMNLVPK from the coding sequence ATGAAGAAATCCCACcttttttctcttgttttcttCTACCTTCTGCTTGTTTCAGTGAGCAGTGATGTTATCCATGATTCTTGTGACAAAGCTGCGAAGGGTGATCCCAATATCAAGTTTGACTTTTGTGTATCAAGTTTTGAAGGGAACCCCAAAGCTAAAACTGCTACTGGGGTTGCGGATTTGGTTAAAGTAGCCATAGAAACGGCCATGGCTAATGCGACGAGCATTGGTTCAATAATATCTAAGCTTTTGGATAACAAAACCCTTGATACATATGCAAGGCATTGCTTAGAAGATTGCTCTGAGCTTTATTCAGGTGCAGGGTCTAGTATACAAAGTGGTGGGAAAGCTTTTGAAGGTAAAGATTATGGAACTGCTAATGCAGAAATAAGTTCAGCCATGGATGCACCGGATACTTGTGAAGAACAGTTTAAAGAGAAGAAAGGGTATGTGTCACCATTGACAAAGGAAAACAACAATTTCTTTCAGCTACTTGCAATCATACTTTCATTCATGAATCTGGTACCAAAATGA